A window of Dromiciops gliroides isolate mDroGli1 chromosome X, mDroGli1.pri, whole genome shotgun sequence contains these coding sequences:
- the LOC122734168 gene encoding 40S ribosomal protein S15a-like yields the protein MVRMNVLADALKSINNAEKQGKRQVLIRPCSKVRVRFLTVMMKHGYIGEFEIIDDHRAGKIVVNLTGRLNKCGVISPRFDVQLKDLEKWQNNLLPYHQFGVIVLITSAGIMDHEEARRKHTGGKILGFFF from the coding sequence ATGGTGCGCATGAATGTCCTGGCAGATGCTCTCAAAAGCATCAACAATgcagaaaaacaaggaaaacgCCAGGTTCTCATTAGGCCGTGCTCTAAAGTAAGGGTCAGGTTCTTAACTGTGATGATGAAGCATGGTTACATTGGCGAATTTGAGATCATCGATGATCACAGAGCAGGAAAAATTGTTGTGAACCTCACAGGTAGATTAAACAAGTGTGGTGTAATCAGCCCCAGATTTGATGTTCAACTGAAAGATCTGGAAAAGTGGCAGAATAATCTGCTACCATACCATCAGTTTGGGGTCATTGTGCTTATAACCTCAGCTGGCATCATGGACCATGAGGAAGCAAGACGAAAACATACAGGAGGAAAAATCCTGGGATTCTTTTTCTAA